A single window of Streptomyces aquilus DNA harbors:
- a CDS encoding DUF3090 domain-containing protein translates to MSRQVFLYDPPDRFVAGTVGLPGRRTFFLQAIAGSRVTSVALEKTQVAALAERMDELLDEVVRRSGGNASVPAVAPTEISDTAPLDTPVEEEFRVGTMALAWDGEEQRMIVEAQALVELDAESEEDLAEAEERLLQDEENGPPMLRVRLTGAQARAFAKRALDVVNAGRPPCPLCSLPLDPEGHVCPRQNGYRRGA, encoded by the coding sequence GTGTCCCGTCAGGTGTTCCTCTACGACCCTCCGGACCGCTTCGTGGCCGGCACGGTCGGACTGCCCGGACGCCGTACGTTCTTCCTCCAGGCCATCGCGGGTTCCCGGGTGACCAGCGTGGCCCTGGAGAAGACCCAGGTCGCCGCCCTCGCCGAGCGCATGGACGAACTGCTGGACGAAGTGGTCCGGCGCAGCGGCGGCAACGCCTCCGTCCCGGCCGTGGCACCCACCGAGATCTCCGACACCGCCCCGCTGGACACCCCCGTCGAGGAGGAGTTCCGCGTCGGCACCATGGCGCTGGCCTGGGACGGTGAGGAGCAGCGCATGATCGTCGAGGCGCAGGCCCTCGTGGAACTCGACGCGGAGTCCGAGGAGGACCTCGCCGAGGCCGAGGAAAGGCTCCTCCAGGACGAGGAGAACGGCCCCCCGATGCTGCGGGTCCGGCTCACCGGCGCGCAGGCGCGAGCCTTCGCCAAGCGGGCCCTGGACGTCGTCAACGCCGGGCGGCCGCCGTGCCCGCTGTGCAGCCTCCCGCTCGACCCGGAAGGACACGTATGTCCGCGCCAGAACGGATACCGCCGCGGGGCGTGA
- a CDS encoding ABC transporter permease yields MFFDSDLLMSALRALTPILLAALGGAICERAGVFNIGLEGMMLMGCFTAVATSWFTGSPWLGVLAAALAAAAYSLILAVGTVTLRGDAVVLGVAMNLLAVGLTSFLLRTIFGVQGTFDDPSLAGLPLIGGLSPLAYLSWAAVAVAAVMLSRHVWGLRLRGVGEAPDAAATLGVSPAKYKYAAVLLSGVLCGLAGAQLALGNVTLFTENMTAGRGWIAVVAVMLGRALPLGVLLAALLFGLAEAAGFRLQGLGLPQQATDAAPYVVTLGALFLTTARRRRRVRPSSTGAAS; encoded by the coding sequence ATGTTCTTCGACTCCGATCTCCTGATGTCGGCGCTGCGCGCGCTGACCCCGATCCTGCTGGCGGCGCTGGGCGGTGCGATCTGCGAGCGTGCGGGGGTCTTCAACATCGGCCTCGAAGGCATGATGCTGATGGGCTGCTTCACTGCCGTGGCCACGAGCTGGTTCACCGGGAGCCCGTGGCTGGGCGTGCTGGCGGCGGCCCTCGCGGCGGCGGCCTACTCGCTGATCCTGGCGGTCGGCACGGTCACGCTGCGCGGCGACGCGGTCGTCCTGGGCGTCGCCATGAACCTCCTCGCCGTGGGCCTCACCAGCTTCCTGCTGCGTACGATCTTCGGCGTGCAGGGCACTTTTGACGACCCGTCACTCGCCGGGCTGCCACTCATCGGCGGTCTGAGTCCGCTCGCCTATTTGTCGTGGGCGGCGGTCGCCGTGGCCGCGGTCATGCTGTCCCGGCATGTGTGGGGGCTCAGGCTGCGCGGGGTCGGCGAGGCGCCGGACGCGGCGGCCACGCTCGGGGTGAGCCCCGCGAAGTACAAGTACGCGGCCGTCCTGCTCTCCGGCGTCCTGTGCGGACTCGCCGGGGCCCAACTCGCGCTCGGCAATGTCACGTTGTTCACCGAGAACATGACCGCGGGCCGCGGCTGGATCGCCGTCGTCGCCGTCATGCTCGGCCGCGCCCTGCCGCTCGGCGTCCTGCTCGCCGCGCTGCTCTTCGGCCTCGCCGAGGCGGCCGGCTTCCGCCTCCAGGGCCTCGGTCTGCCCCAGCAGGCCACCGACGCCGCGCCGTACGTCGTCACGCTCGGCGCCCTCTTCCTCACCACGGCACGCCGTCGTCGCCGTGTCCGCCCGTCGTCCACCGGAGCCGCCTCATGA
- the mshC gene encoding cysteine--1-D-myo-inosityl 2-amino-2-deoxy-alpha-D-glucopyranoside ligase: MHAWPASEVPALPGQGRDLRIHDTATGGLVSLDPGPVARIYVCGITPYDATHMGHAATYNAFDLVQRVWLDTKRQVHYVQNVTDVDDPLLERAERDSIDWVALAEKETALFREDMTALRMLPPQHYIGAVEAIPGIVPLVERLRDAGAAYELEGDIYFSVESDPNFGKVSNLDAAAMRLLSAERGGDPDRAGKKNPLDPMLWMAARPGEPSWDGGSLGRGRPGWHIECVAIALDHLGMTFDVQGGGSDLAFPHHEMGASHAQVLTGEFPMAKAYVHAGMVALHGEKMSKSKGNLVFVSALRRAGVDPAAIRLALLAHHYRADWEWTDQVLQDAVARLGRWRAAVSRPDGPAAEALVEEIREALANDLDAPAALAAVDRWAARQEESGGTDESAPGVVSRAVDALLGVAL; encoded by the coding sequence ATGCATGCCTGGCCCGCTTCCGAGGTCCCCGCCCTGCCTGGTCAGGGCCGCGACCTGAGGATCCACGACACCGCGACCGGCGGTCTGGTCTCCCTCGACCCCGGTCCCGTCGCCCGAATCTACGTCTGCGGCATCACGCCGTACGACGCCACCCACATGGGACACGCGGCGACCTACAACGCGTTCGACCTCGTGCAGCGCGTGTGGCTCGACACCAAGCGGCAGGTTCACTACGTCCAGAACGTCACCGACGTCGACGACCCGCTCCTGGAGCGCGCCGAGCGGGACAGTATCGACTGGGTCGCCCTCGCCGAGAAGGAGACGGCCCTCTTCCGCGAGGACATGACCGCCCTGCGGATGCTCCCGCCGCAGCACTACATCGGTGCCGTGGAGGCGATACCCGGCATCGTTCCGCTGGTGGAGCGGCTGCGGGACGCGGGCGCCGCCTATGAGCTCGAAGGCGACATCTACTTCTCCGTCGAGTCCGACCCGAACTTCGGCAAGGTCTCCAACCTCGACGCCGCCGCCATGCGGCTGCTGTCCGCCGAGCGCGGCGGCGACCCGGACCGGGCGGGCAAGAAGAACCCGCTCGACCCGATGCTGTGGATGGCCGCCCGCCCGGGCGAGCCGAGCTGGGACGGCGGCTCGCTGGGCCGCGGCCGGCCCGGCTGGCACATCGAGTGCGTCGCCATCGCCCTCGACCACCTCGGCATGACCTTCGACGTCCAGGGCGGCGGCTCCGACCTCGCCTTCCCGCACCACGAGATGGGCGCCTCGCACGCCCAGGTGCTCACCGGCGAGTTCCCCATGGCCAAGGCGTACGTCCACGCCGGCATGGTCGCCCTGCACGGCGAGAAGATGTCCAAGTCCAAGGGCAACCTCGTCTTCGTCTCGGCGCTGCGCCGCGCGGGCGTCGACCCGGCCGCGATCCGGCTCGCCCTGCTCGCCCACCACTACCGGGCCGACTGGGAGTGGACCGACCAGGTGCTCCAGGACGCGGTCGCGCGGCTCGGACGGTGGCGTGCCGCCGTCTCCCGGCCTGACGGCCCGGCCGCCGAGGCTCTCGTCGAGGAGATCCGCGAGGCCCTCGCGAACGACCTCGACGCCCCGGCCGCGCTCGCCGCGGTAGACCGCTGGGCGGCCCGCCAGGAGGAGTCCGGCGGCACGGACGAGAGCGCCCCCGGCGTCGTCTCGCGCGCGGTGGACGCGCTGCTCGGCGTCGCGCTGTAG
- a CDS encoding PAC2 family protein, giving the protein MIELEGVPELIDPVMVAAFEGWNDAGDAASTAVAHLDREWKGEVFAALDAEDYYDFQVNRPTVWMDAGVRKITWPTTRLSVVRVGGEKPRDLVLVRGIEPSMRWRSFCNELLGFAHELGVELVVILGALLGDTPHTRPVPISGTTSDPDLAQRMDLEETKYEGPTGIVGVLQEACTHAGVPAVSLWAAVPHYVSQPPNPKATLALLNRLEDLIDVRIPLGELPEDARAWQVGVDQLAAEDTEVAEYVQTLEEARDTAELPEASGEAIAREFERYLRRRDGGSPPGGHATDSGDGTSYLRDGPSGRTRPPKPPKPSADTDPEPGAESGTDGDDSGDSSEE; this is encoded by the coding sequence GTGATCGAGCTCGAGGGGGTTCCCGAGCTGATCGACCCGGTCATGGTGGCCGCGTTCGAGGGCTGGAACGATGCCGGCGACGCCGCCTCCACCGCGGTCGCGCATCTGGACAGGGAGTGGAAGGGCGAGGTGTTCGCGGCGCTGGACGCCGAGGACTACTACGACTTCCAGGTGAACCGGCCCACGGTGTGGATGGACGCCGGAGTACGCAAGATCACATGGCCCACGACGCGGCTGTCCGTGGTCCGGGTCGGCGGCGAGAAGCCGCGCGATCTCGTACTGGTCCGAGGTATCGAACCGTCCATGCGCTGGCGCTCGTTCTGCAACGAGCTGCTGGGCTTCGCCCATGAACTGGGCGTCGAGCTGGTCGTGATCCTGGGCGCTCTGCTCGGTGACACCCCGCACACGCGTCCGGTCCCGATCAGCGGGACCACGTCCGATCCGGACCTGGCCCAGCGGATGGACCTGGAGGAGACCAAGTACGAGGGGCCCACGGGCATCGTCGGCGTCCTCCAGGAGGCGTGCACGCACGCGGGTGTGCCGGCCGTGTCGCTGTGGGCGGCCGTGCCGCACTACGTGTCGCAGCCGCCGAACCCGAAGGCGACGCTGGCCCTGCTCAACCGGCTCGAGGACCTGATCGACGTGCGCATCCCGCTGGGCGAGCTGCCCGAGGACGCGCGCGCCTGGCAGGTGGGCGTGGACCAGCTGGCCGCCGAGGACACCGAGGTCGCCGAGTACGTGCAGACGCTGGAGGAGGCCCGGGACACCGCCGAGCTGCCGGAGGCGTCGGGCGAGGCGATCGCCCGCGAGTTCGAGCGGTATCTGCGGCGCCGGGACGGCGGCAGCCCGCCGGGCGGGCACGCGACGGACAGCGGCGACGGTACGTCGTATCTGCGGGACGGCCCCAGCGGTCGTACTCGCCCGCCGAAGCCGCCGAAGCCGAGCGCGGACACGGATCCCGAGCCGGGTGCGGAGTCGGGGACCGATGGCGACGATTCAGGGGATTCGTCGGAGGAGTGA
- a CDS encoding nucleoside phosphorylase → MTQDLLPITRIPRTGLPAHAIVVGDPARAAAVAALLDGAEEVSYHREYRVFSGSWKGLPVVVASHGVGGPGAILLFQELADAGVRVLLRFGTAGAMKPGIADGDLVIAEAAVRDDGVTQQLLPPEYPAVSSPEAVFALQRAARAADAPHHRGVVWTRAAFQPGLLPLFSYAGAGLAAIEMELSALLVTASLRGLVAGGVLVVDGANADELVDDEGTSVYDPHRDVVAAGVEKGAVVSLEALRLLAEEYGL, encoded by the coding sequence ATGACGCAGGACCTGCTGCCCATCACCCGCATACCCCGCACCGGCCTGCCGGCCCACGCGATCGTCGTCGGCGACCCGGCGCGCGCCGCGGCCGTCGCCGCGCTGCTCGACGGCGCCGAGGAGGTGTCGTACCACCGCGAGTACCGTGTGTTCAGCGGCAGTTGGAAGGGCCTGCCGGTCGTCGTCGCCTCGCACGGGGTGGGCGGGCCGGGCGCGATCCTGCTGTTCCAGGAGCTCGCGGACGCGGGCGTGCGAGTGCTGCTGCGGTTCGGTACGGCGGGTGCGATGAAGCCGGGGATCGCCGACGGCGACCTCGTCATCGCCGAGGCGGCCGTCCGCGACGACGGGGTCACCCAGCAGCTGCTGCCGCCGGAGTACCCGGCGGTCTCCTCCCCCGAGGCCGTCTTCGCGCTCCAGCGCGCGGCCCGCGCGGCCGACGCCCCGCACCACCGGGGTGTCGTCTGGACCCGCGCGGCCTTCCAGCCCGGCCTGCTGCCGCTGTTCTCCTACGCCGGTGCCGGCCTCGCCGCCATCGAGATGGAGCTCTCCGCCCTGCTGGTCACGGCGTCGCTGCGCGGGCTGGTCGCGGGCGGGGTGCTGGTGGTCGACGGGGCGAACGCGGACGAGCTGGTGGACGACGAGGGCACCAGCGTCTACGACCCGCACCGTGACGTGGTCGCGGCCGGTGTCGAGAAGGGGGCCGTCGTGTCGCTGGAGGCGCTGCGGCTGCTGGCCGAGGAGTACGGGCTGTGA
- a CDS encoding S8 family peptidase: MSDQVQPAQGPGASGPGPDGAGFTYRGAEQELIVVARPEARLRAGAEGVRSAAGADVSALNMFLSDEQLALEPLFGSEERLQQSATANTENVPDLALFYRVSGDRSRAEELRSRIAALPGIDTAYVKPGAVPASLGQVGEESGRLKEGAPVTPDFSSRQGYLGPAPEGIDARWAWQRPGGTGQGVTVIDVEGSWQLGHEDLAAKLAGVVVGTPLTDLAWRNHGTAVIGVIGGDRTEFGVTGVVPDAVTAAASFQGIGTAAAIHAAADRLGPGDIVLVELHRPGPRLDFADRDDQKGYVALEWWPDDFAAVRYATAKGVIVVAAAGNGSESLDDAVYERRPDAFPEWWRNPFNPSNQSSGAILVGAGAPPPGTHGRDHGPDRSRLAFSNYGARVDAQGWGREVTTTGGFWDRPGDLQGGAEEIAWYTDTFSGTSSASPMVVGALAALQGMLKAAGQAPMSPERARAMLRATGSPQQDAPGRPASQRIGSRPDIKAAVTHLLPHAVGSGQAERYWDELLPYPRELPPRLRLFVAGGWRNLNHPSPEIRQAVHSAFAGGRPDVRVWFADDDVVGLVVTG, from the coding sequence ATGAGCGACCAGGTACAGCCGGCGCAGGGCCCGGGAGCGTCCGGGCCGGGGCCCGACGGAGCGGGATTCACCTATCGAGGGGCCGAGCAGGAACTGATCGTCGTCGCCCGCCCCGAGGCCCGGCTGCGTGCCGGCGCCGAGGGCGTACGGTCGGCGGCCGGCGCCGACGTCTCGGCCCTCAACATGTTCCTCAGCGACGAACAGCTCGCTCTGGAACCCCTGTTCGGCAGCGAGGAGAGGCTTCAGCAGTCGGCCACGGCGAACACCGAGAACGTGCCCGACCTCGCGCTGTTCTACCGGGTCAGCGGCGACCGCAGCCGCGCCGAGGAACTGCGCTCGCGGATCGCCGCGCTGCCGGGCATCGACACCGCGTACGTGAAGCCGGGCGCCGTCCCCGCCTCCCTGGGGCAGGTCGGCGAGGAGAGCGGTCGGCTGAAGGAAGGCGCCCCGGTCACCCCGGACTTCAGCAGCCGGCAGGGCTATCTGGGGCCCGCCCCCGAGGGGATCGACGCCCGCTGGGCCTGGCAGCGGCCCGGCGGCACCGGTCAGGGCGTGACCGTGATCGACGTCGAGGGCTCCTGGCAGCTCGGTCACGAGGACCTGGCCGCCAAGCTGGCCGGCGTCGTGGTCGGCACCCCGCTGACCGACCTGGCCTGGCGCAACCACGGCACCGCGGTGATCGGCGTGATCGGCGGCGACCGCACCGAGTTCGGGGTCACGGGCGTCGTACCGGACGCGGTGACCGCGGCCGCGTCCTTCCAGGGCATCGGCACCGCGGCCGCGATCCACGCGGCGGCGGACCGGCTCGGCCCCGGCGACATCGTGCTGGTCGAGCTGCACCGCCCGGGCCCGCGGCTGGACTTCGCCGACCGCGACGACCAGAAGGGCTACGTCGCCCTCGAATGGTGGCCGGACGACTTCGCGGCCGTCCGGTACGCCACCGCCAAGGGCGTGATCGTCGTGGCGGCCGCGGGCAACGGGTCCGAGTCCCTCGACGACGCCGTCTACGAGCGCCGCCCGGACGCGTTCCCGGAGTGGTGGCGCAATCCGTTCAACCCGTCCAACCAGTCCTCCGGCGCGATCCTGGTCGGCGCGGGCGCCCCGCCGCCCGGCACGCACGGCCGCGACCACGGCCCGGACCGCTCCCGGCTCGCGTTCTCCAACTACGGTGCCCGCGTGGACGCCCAGGGCTGGGGCCGCGAGGTCACCACCACCGGCGGCTTCTGGGACCGGCCCGGCGACCTGCAGGGCGGGGCCGAGGAGATCGCCTGGTACACGGACACGTTCTCCGGGACGTCCTCGGCCTCGCCGATGGTGGTCGGCGCGCTGGCCGCGCTCCAGGGCATGCTGAAGGCGGCCGGCCAGGCACCGATGTCCCCGGAGCGGGCCCGCGCGATGCTGCGGGCGACCGGCTCCCCGCAGCAGGACGCGCCGGGCCGGCCCGCGTCCCAGCGGATCGGCAGCCGGCCCGACATCAAGGCGGCGGTCACCCATCTGCTGCCGCACGCGGTCGGCTCGGGTCAGGCCGAACGGTACTGGGACGAGCTGCTGCCGTATCCGCGCGAACTCCCGCCGAGGCTCCGGCTGTTCGTGGCCGGCGGCTGGCGGAACCTCAACCATCCCTCCCCGGAGATCCGCCAGGCGGTGCACTCCGCCTTCGCGGGGGGACGGCCCGACGTCCGCGTGTGGTTCGCGGACGACGATGTCGTCGGCCTGGTCGTGACGGGCTGA
- a CDS encoding histidine phosphatase family protein, with product MPTLILVRHGRSTANTEGLLAGWTPGVALDERGRTQAAALPQRLAELPLAEIVSSPLQRCQETLQPLLDARPGLTVHTDDRIGECHYGDWSGRKLAELMDEPLMEVVQAHPSAAAFPGGESMRAMQTRAAEAVREWNARVERDHGADAVYLMCSHGDIIKSLVADALGLHLDLFQRISVDPCSITAIRYTRLRPFLVRLGDTGDFASLAPRETPPADDAPVGGGAGAP from the coding sequence ATGCCCACGCTGATCCTCGTCCGGCACGGACGATCCACCGCCAACACCGAGGGACTGCTCGCCGGATGGACCCCCGGTGTCGCCCTGGACGAACGCGGCCGGACCCAGGCCGCCGCGCTGCCCCAGCGGCTCGCCGAACTGCCCCTCGCCGAGATCGTCAGCAGCCCGCTCCAGCGCTGCCAGGAGACGCTCCAGCCCCTCCTGGACGCCCGGCCCGGGCTGACCGTCCACACCGACGACCGGATCGGCGAGTGCCACTACGGCGACTGGTCGGGCCGCAAGCTCGCCGAGCTCATGGACGAGCCCCTGATGGAGGTCGTCCAGGCCCACCCGTCGGCGGCGGCGTTCCCCGGCGGCGAGTCGATGCGGGCCATGCAGACCCGCGCCGCCGAGGCCGTACGGGAGTGGAACGCGCGCGTGGAGCGCGACCACGGCGCCGACGCCGTCTACCTCATGTGCTCGCACGGCGACATCATCAAGTCGCTCGTCGCGGACGCGCTCGGACTTCATCTCGACCTCTTCCAGCGAATCTCTGTCGATCCGTGTTCCATCACCGCGATCCGTTACACCCGTCTGCGCCCGTTCCTCGTACGCCTCGGCGACACCGGTGACTTCGCCTCCCTGGCGCCGCGCGAGACACCGCCCGCGGACGACGCCCCGGTCGGGGGTGGTGCGGGCGCACCGTGA
- a CDS encoding amidohydrolase — protein MSIDLLVHGGDVLTVDEAGTVVRDGAVAVHEGEIVAVGPAEELKARFTAAEDVDAAGCLVLPGLVNTHTHLAMTLIRGLADDVTLQGFLERVLPAEARLLAPKNVAAAVRLAIAESVRAGVTSALDMYWFHEAAEQAAREAGWRLHTGPTFMDVPEPPDAIAYEDRLEWARRDLLARGPARPGHRPVVFAHSTYTLSPDQLVEIFALAREFGALIHIHAAENATEVATVEVKYGKRPVELLDSLGLLGDDVLLAHAVDLTGPEIAVLARTGTSVAHCPVSNLKLGCGIAPVPRLLSAGVTVGLGTDGAVSSNTLDVLGAVRQAALVHKAGGDPTLVGAERAVRMATIEGARALGLGEQLGSLEVGKRADLVVLDLNAPHLRPPHDPWSTLAYAAHSADVRDTVVDGRVLMRDRVLTTLDEPAVIADLEALV, from the coding sequence GTGAGCATCGATCTGCTGGTGCACGGCGGTGACGTCCTGACCGTCGACGAGGCCGGGACCGTCGTACGGGACGGGGCGGTCGCGGTCCACGAGGGCGAGATCGTCGCCGTCGGCCCCGCCGAGGAGCTGAAAGCGCGCTTCACAGCCGCCGAGGACGTTGACGCGGCGGGCTGTCTCGTCCTGCCCGGCCTGGTCAACACGCACACCCACCTCGCGATGACCCTCATACGGGGTCTCGCCGACGACGTCACCCTCCAGGGGTTCCTGGAGCGGGTGCTGCCCGCCGAGGCCCGGCTGCTGGCGCCGAAGAACGTGGCTGCGGCGGTACGGCTCGCGATCGCCGAGAGCGTCCGGGCCGGGGTGACCTCCGCGCTCGACATGTACTGGTTCCACGAGGCGGCCGAGCAGGCGGCCCGGGAAGCGGGCTGGCGGCTGCACACCGGGCCCACCTTCATGGACGTACCCGAGCCGCCGGACGCGATCGCCTACGAGGACCGGCTGGAGTGGGCGCGCCGGGACCTGCTGGCGCGCGGCCCGGCCCGCCCCGGCCACCGGCCCGTGGTGTTCGCGCACTCGACGTACACCCTCTCCCCCGACCAGCTCGTCGAGATCTTCGCCCTGGCACGCGAGTTCGGCGCCCTGATCCACATCCACGCGGCCGAGAACGCCACCGAGGTCGCCACGGTCGAGGTCAAGTACGGCAAGCGTCCCGTGGAGTTGCTGGACTCGCTCGGGCTGCTCGGCGACGACGTGCTGCTGGCGCACGCCGTGGATCTGACCGGCCCGGAGATCGCGGTGCTGGCCCGCACCGGCACCTCGGTCGCCCACTGCCCGGTCTCCAACCTGAAGTTGGGCTGCGGGATCGCGCCGGTGCCGCGGCTGCTGAGCGCCGGGGTGACCGTCGGGCTGGGCACGGACGGGGCCGTCAGCTCCAACACGCTGGACGTGCTCGGGGCGGTGCGGCAGGCGGCGCTCGTGCACAAGGCGGGCGGCGACCCCACCCTCGTCGGCGCCGAACGGGCCGTACGGATGGCGACGATCGAGGGTGCGCGGGCACTGGGGCTCGGGGAGCAGTTGGGCTCGTTGGAGGTGGGCAAGCGGGCCGACCTGGTCGTCCTCGACCTGAACGCCCCGCATCTGCGGCCGCCGCATGACCCGTGGTCGACGCTCGCCTACGCGGCGCACTCGGCGGATGTACGGGACACCGTGGTCGACGGGCGGGTGCTGATGCGGGACCGGGTGCTGACCACGCTGGACGAGCCGGCCGTGATCGCCGACCTGGAAGCACTGGTCTGA
- a CDS encoding SCO1664 family protein, with product MSAPERIPPRGVTTAELLTRGELTVRGQIRDASNAVLYCSVEHDGQEAYCVYKPVRGERPLWDFPDGTLAQREVAAYEVSEATGWGLVPPTVLRDGPFGEGMVQLWIEGAPGAELLALVDGEEPEPGWKAIGFAEVGEGKTALLVHADDERLRRLAVLDAVINNADRKGGHLLPAGERLYGIDHGVTFNVDNKLRTLLWGWAGEPLTGEAVDVLKGLKEALGAEGALAARLAVLITPAELDATRARVDELLATGKHPEPSGEWPAIPWPPV from the coding sequence ATGTCCGCGCCAGAACGGATACCGCCGCGGGGCGTGACCACGGCCGAGCTGCTCACCCGCGGTGAGCTGACGGTGCGCGGACAGATCCGGGACGCCTCCAACGCGGTGCTGTACTGCTCCGTGGAGCACGACGGCCAGGAGGCCTACTGCGTCTACAAGCCCGTCCGCGGCGAGCGCCCCCTGTGGGACTTCCCGGACGGCACCCTCGCCCAGCGCGAGGTCGCCGCCTACGAGGTGTCCGAGGCGACCGGCTGGGGCCTGGTCCCGCCCACCGTGCTGCGCGACGGGCCGTTCGGCGAGGGCATGGTCCAGCTGTGGATCGAGGGCGCGCCCGGCGCCGAGCTGCTCGCCCTGGTCGACGGCGAGGAACCCGAGCCCGGCTGGAAGGCCATCGGCTTCGCCGAGGTCGGCGAAGGCAAGACCGCGCTGCTGGTGCACGCCGACGACGAACGGCTGCGCCGGCTGGCCGTCCTGGACGCCGTGATCAACAACGCGGACCGCAAGGGCGGCCATCTGCTGCCCGCCGGGGAGCGCCTGTACGGCATCGACCACGGCGTCACCTTCAACGTCGACAACAAGCTCCGCACCCTGCTGTGGGGCTGGGCGGGCGAGCCCCTGACAGGGGAGGCGGTCGACGTCCTCAAGGGCCTCAAGGAGGCACTCGGCGCCGAAGGAGCCCTGGCCGCCCGTCTGGCCGTACTCATCACCCCTGCCGAACTCGACGCCACACGCGCGCGTGTGGACGAACTGCTCGCCACCGGGAAGCACCCGGAGCCGAGCGGTGAGTGGCCGGCCATTCCCTGGCCGCCGGTGTAG
- a CDS encoding SMP-30/gluconolactonase/LRE family protein, with protein sequence MAPTARSFARRRLLTGTAALTGAALLGGTAHAAAAPKTAWPDQFPLPDGFQPEGITIGGKPFAYFGSLANGDIYRANLATGRGSVVSKGLGAEHPTVGLKIGHGRLFLAGGVSGEIRTVDLRSGALEKVYATGGSFVNDVILTPGAAWFTDSFKAQLYRVALGKHGAPGALTTLPLSGDWVQGDDFTANGIERTPDGRALLVVNCFADGGTLMRVDPRTGAATAVDLGGAKLPNGDGMLLLGRTFYVVQQAQNAIDVFRLNAAGTKGTAITRITDPRFRIPTTVAAWGDRLYLPNARFDVEQPTPDTDYDAVAVPQV encoded by the coding sequence GTGGCACCCACAGCACGTTCCTTCGCACGTAGAAGACTGCTCACCGGAACAGCGGCGCTGACGGGAGCGGCGCTGCTCGGCGGCACCGCGCACGCGGCCGCAGCGCCGAAAACCGCCTGGCCCGACCAGTTCCCGCTGCCCGACGGCTTCCAGCCCGAGGGCATCACCATCGGCGGCAAACCCTTCGCCTACTTCGGCTCCCTGGCCAACGGGGACATCTACCGGGCGAACCTCGCCACGGGCCGCGGCTCCGTCGTCAGCAAGGGCCTCGGCGCCGAGCACCCCACCGTGGGCCTCAAGATCGGCCACGGCCGGCTGTTCCTCGCCGGCGGCGTCAGCGGGGAGATCCGCACGGTGGACCTCCGCTCGGGCGCCCTCGAGAAGGTGTACGCCACTGGCGGCAGCTTCGTGAACGACGTGATCCTCACCCCGGGCGCCGCCTGGTTCACCGACTCCTTCAAGGCCCAGCTCTACCGTGTGGCCCTCGGCAAGCACGGCGCGCCCGGGGCCCTGACGACGCTGCCCCTGTCCGGCGACTGGGTCCAGGGCGACGACTTCACCGCCAACGGCATCGAGCGCACCCCCGACGGCCGCGCCCTGCTCGTGGTGAACTGCTTCGCCGACGGCGGCACCCTCATGCGGGTCGACCCGCGCACCGGAGCCGCCACCGCCGTCGACCTCGGCGGCGCCAAACTCCCCAACGGGGACGGCATGTTGCTGCTCGGCCGGACCTTCTACGTCGTCCAGCAGGCGCAGAACGCCATCGACGTCTTCCGCCTGAACGCGGCCGGCACCAAGGGCACGGCGATCACCCGGATCACCGACCCGCGCTTCCGCATCCCGACGACCGTCGCGGCCTGGGGCGACCGGCTCTACCTGCCCAACGCCCGCTTCGACGTGGAGCAGCCGACACCCGACACCGACTACGACGCGGTGGCGGTGCCGCAGGTGTGA
- a CDS encoding FadR/GntR family transcriptional regulator, producing MAVTDEAIEKIKDMIVSGALRPGDRLPKESELASDLGLSRNSLREAVRALSLIRILDVRQGDGTYVTSLDPQLLLEALSFVVDFHRDDTVLEFLAVRRILEPAATGMAASRVSEQQLDALSAQLDKLGANPSVEELVASDLDFHRGIVQSSGNSVLCSLLDGLSGPTTRARIWRGLTQEDAVSRTLHEHRMILTALRDRDAEAARSWATVHIASVEQWLRASL from the coding sequence ATGGCAGTGACCGACGAGGCGATCGAGAAGATCAAGGACATGATCGTCTCCGGCGCCCTGCGCCCCGGCGACCGGCTGCCGAAGGAGTCCGAACTCGCCTCGGACCTCGGGCTGTCCCGCAACTCCCTGCGCGAGGCCGTGCGCGCCCTGTCGCTGATCCGGATCCTGGACGTGCGACAGGGCGACGGCACGTACGTGACCAGCCTCGACCCCCAACTCCTGCTGGAGGCCCTGAGTTTCGTCGTCGACTTCCACCGCGACGACACGGTGCTGGAGTTCCTCGCCGTGCGCCGCATCCTGGAGCCGGCCGCGACCGGGATGGCTGCCTCCCGGGTCAGCGAGCAGCAACTGGACGCGCTCTCGGCCCAGTTGGACAAACTCGGCGCCAACCCGTCGGTGGAGGAGCTGGTCGCCTCCGATCTGGACTTCCACCGGGGCATCGTGCAGAGCTCCGGCAACTCCGTGCTGTGCTCCCTCCTCGACGGCCTGTCGGGCCCCACCACCCGGGCCCGGATCTGGCGCGGCCTGACCCAGGAGGACGCCGTCAGCCGCACACTGCACGAGCACCGCATGATCCTCACCGCCCTGCGGGACCGGGACGCGGAGGCGGCGCGGTCATGGGCGACGGTGCACATCGCGAGCGTGGAGCAGTGGCTACGCGCGTCACTGTGA